In Desulfobulbaceae bacterium, the genomic window CTTCCTTGAGGCCAAGAGAAGTAATTGCACGTACTTCTTTAATAACACCAATTTTCTTGTCGCCAGAACCGGTAAGAATAACATCAAATTCAGTTTGTTCTTCAACAGCAGCAACAGCAACTGGACCAGCTGCTGCAACAGCAACAGGGGCAGCAGCACTTACACCAAATTTCTCTTCCATATCCTTGATCATCTCAGAGAGCTCAAGAACACTCATGTTTGCTACAAATTCAATCACATCTTCTTTAGTTACAGCCATCTTCACATCCTCCAAAAATCACCTTAATAAAAAGGCTTATCATTTAAAAAATTATTGTTCTTTCTGATCCTTCACAGCTTGAAGTGCATAAACAAGTTTTTGTGGTATTGCATTAAGCACTCTTACAAATCCTGTAGGTACTGCCAGCATAGTAGATAACAACTGGGACAGCATAACTTCCTTGCTTGGAAGCTTAGACAATGCAGTCAGGTCATCTTTGGATATCTGTTTTCCTTCAAGCACAGCACTTCGGATTTCTAATTTACTGTGGTCTTTTGCAAAATTGACAAGTACTTTAGCCGGGCCGACTGGATCATCATATGATAATGTGACCGCAGTAGTTCCCTTAAATTGGTCGCACATCGTCGCAAAATCTGTTCCTTCAGTAG contains:
- the rplJ gene encoding 50S ribosomal protein L10, with product MNRDEKASIVQDLSVKFGKAKIAIVSDYRGLTVSEFEELRVALKNCNSEVKVAKNTLLRRATEGTDFATMCDQFKGTTAVTLSYDDPVGPAKVLVNFAKDHSKLEIRSAVLEGKQISKDDLTALSKLPSKEVMLSQLLSTMLAVPTGFVRVLNAIPQKLVYALQAVKDQKEQ
- the rplL gene encoding 50S ribosomal protein L7/L12: MAVTKEDVIEFVANMSVLELSEMIKDMEEKFGVSAAAPVAVAAAGPVAVAAVEEQTEFDVILTGSGDKKIGVIKEVRAITSLGLKEAKDLVEGVPAPIKEGVSKEEAEDIKKKIEAAGGTVEVK